In Opitutus sp. ER46, a single genomic region encodes these proteins:
- a CDS encoding aldo/keto reductase, translating into MEYRQLGGSGLRVPVLSLGTATFGGQGDFFRAWGSTDGAGARRLVDIALEAGMNFFDSADVYSGGAAEEVLGQAIKGRRDQVLISTKAVLRSGDGPNDVGASRFHLLQAVEASLRRLGTDYIDYFQLHGFDAQTPIEETLQTLDALVRAGKVRYVGASNYAGWQLMKSLALAERYGWPRFVGHQVYYSLVGRDYEWELMPLGVDQRVGAMVWSPLGWGRLTGKLRRGQPKPPSSRLNSQDVVDVGPQVPDEFLYRVVDVLDAVAAETGRTVPQVAINWLLRRPTVANVIVGARNEEQLRQNLGAVGWALTPEQVARLDAASATSQPYPYYPYWGKGWFREIAPPPV; encoded by the coding sequence ATGGAATACAGACAACTCGGCGGTTCAGGACTACGGGTGCCGGTGCTCAGCCTCGGCACGGCGACGTTTGGCGGCCAGGGCGACTTCTTTCGCGCCTGGGGCAGCACGGATGGCGCGGGCGCGCGGCGGCTCGTGGACATCGCGCTCGAGGCCGGCATGAACTTCTTCGATTCGGCGGACGTGTACTCCGGCGGTGCGGCGGAGGAGGTGCTCGGGCAGGCGATCAAGGGCCGGCGCGACCAGGTGCTGATCTCGACGAAGGCGGTGCTGCGCTCGGGTGACGGCCCGAACGACGTCGGCGCGTCGCGGTTTCACCTGTTGCAGGCGGTGGAGGCCAGCCTGCGCCGACTCGGGACCGATTACATCGACTACTTCCAGCTCCACGGCTTCGACGCGCAGACGCCGATCGAGGAGACGCTGCAGACCCTGGACGCGCTCGTCCGCGCGGGGAAGGTGCGCTATGTGGGTGCGTCGAACTACGCCGGCTGGCAGCTGATGAAGAGCCTGGCGTTGGCGGAGCGGTACGGCTGGCCGCGGTTCGTCGGGCACCAGGTGTACTACTCGCTCGTCGGGCGGGACTATGAGTGGGAGCTGATGCCGCTCGGGGTGGACCAGCGGGTGGGCGCGATGGTGTGGAGCCCGCTGGGGTGGGGGCGGTTGACGGGAAAGCTCCGGCGCGGGCAGCCGAAGCCGCCAAGCAGCCGGTTGAACTCGCAGGACGTCGTGGACGTTGGCCCACAGGTGCCGGACGAGTTCCTCTATCGCGTCGTCGACGTGCTCGATGCGGTGGCGGCGGAGACCGGGCGGACGGTCCCGCAGGTAGCCATCAACTGGCTGCTGCGGCGGCCGACGGTTGCGAACGTGATCGTCGGCGCGCGGAACGAGGAGCAGCTCCGGCAGAATCTGGGCGCGGTGGGCTGGGCGTTGACGCCCGAGCAGGTGGCGCGGCTGGACGCGGCGAGCGCCACGTCACAGCCGTACCCGTATTACCCTTACTGGGGCAAAGGGTGGTTCCGGGAGATCGCGCCGCCCCCGGTCTGA
- a CDS encoding copper-translocating P-type ATPase — MGLPHERYLRPRLWVALLLGVPVLVLAMGAMLAPAFFHRFDPQVLAWTQLVLTTPIFFWAGAPLNRRWWYSIRKRDTNMFTLIVTGTGAAYAFSVAAVLFGDRLPPALRTDHGVPLYFEAVAFITAIVLMGQILEQRAHARTDAAIRGLMDLAPRTAHRIGANGEEEDVPVEAVHPGDLLRVRPGESLPVDGVMAEGRSEVNESMLTGEPVPVAKAPGDPVSAGTLNTTGAFTFRAERVGRDTLLAQIVRLVEEAQNSEAPIARLADRVSSWFVPAVATIAVITFLAWWLVGPEPRFLHALLNAVAVLIIACPCALGLATPVSLVTGIGRGAQAGVLVKDAAALERLAAADTLLIDKTGTLTVGSPRVVKLAPADALSADEVLGLAAAAEAASEHPLARAIVAAARERGLAIVPATGFRAEPGMGVQATVAGRRVVVGRASDAVGFAAPTAGAPTTLVAVEVDGRLAGRIELADTIKPTTAQAIRELQRLGLRVVMVTGDRDETARAVARELGLDGHHAGVTPARKQELVRAHRARGEQVVFAGDGLNDAPALAAADVGIAMGTGTDVAMASAGLVLVRGDLAALVRAVHLSRATLRNIKQNLFWAFAYNFAGLPVAAGVLYPFFGILLSPMLASIAMSISSITVVANALRLRHARL; from the coding sequence ATGGGACTCCCTCACGAGCGCTACCTGCGCCCCCGCCTCTGGGTCGCTCTGCTCCTCGGCGTGCCCGTGCTCGTCCTCGCCATGGGCGCCATGCTCGCGCCCGCCTTCTTCCACCGCTTCGACCCGCAGGTGCTGGCGTGGACGCAGCTCGTGCTCACCACGCCGATCTTCTTCTGGGCCGGCGCCCCGCTGAACCGGCGCTGGTGGTATTCCATCCGCAAGCGGGACACCAACATGTTCACGCTCATCGTCACCGGCACCGGCGCAGCCTACGCGTTCAGCGTCGCCGCCGTCCTGTTCGGCGACCGCCTGCCGCCCGCGTTGCGCACCGACCATGGCGTGCCACTCTACTTCGAGGCCGTCGCGTTTATCACCGCGATCGTCCTCATGGGCCAGATCCTCGAGCAGCGCGCCCACGCTCGCACCGACGCCGCCATTCGCGGGCTCATGGATCTCGCCCCGCGCACCGCCCACCGGATCGGCGCGAATGGCGAGGAGGAAGACGTTCCCGTCGAGGCCGTCCATCCGGGCGATCTCCTGCGGGTGCGTCCCGGCGAGAGCCTCCCGGTCGACGGCGTGATGGCCGAGGGCCGCAGCGAGGTGAACGAGTCCATGCTCACCGGCGAACCGGTGCCGGTCGCAAAGGCTCCCGGCGACCCCGTCAGCGCGGGCACGCTCAACACCACCGGCGCCTTTACCTTCCGCGCCGAACGCGTCGGGCGCGACACGCTGCTCGCCCAGATCGTCCGCCTCGTCGAGGAGGCACAGAACAGCGAGGCGCCCATCGCCCGGCTCGCCGATCGCGTCTCCTCCTGGTTCGTCCCGGCCGTGGCCACGATCGCCGTCATCACGTTCCTGGCGTGGTGGCTCGTCGGCCCGGAGCCGCGCTTCCTCCACGCGCTGCTCAACGCCGTCGCGGTCCTGATCATCGCCTGCCCCTGCGCCCTCGGCCTCGCCACGCCCGTCTCCCTCGTCACCGGCATCGGCCGCGGTGCCCAGGCCGGCGTGCTCGTCAAGGACGCCGCCGCCCTCGAGCGCCTCGCCGCCGCCGACACGCTCCTGATCGACAAGACCGGCACGCTCACCGTCGGCTCTCCGCGCGTGGTCAAACTCGCGCCAGCCGACGCCTTGAGCGCCGACGAGGTCCTGGGGCTCGCCGCTGCCGCCGAGGCCGCCAGCGAACATCCACTCGCCCGCGCCATCGTCGCCGCCGCGCGCGAACGCGGCCTCGCGATCGTCCCCGCCACCGGTTTTCGCGCCGAGCCCGGCATGGGCGTGCAGGCCACCGTCGCCGGTCGCCGGGTGGTTGTCGGTCGCGCGTCCGACGCCGTGGGCTTCGCCGCGCCAACGGCCGGCGCGCCGACCACCCTCGTCGCCGTCGAGGTCGACGGCCGACTTGCCGGCCGCATCGAACTCGCCGATACGATCAAGCCGACCACCGCCCAGGCGATTCGCGAACTCCAGCGGCTCGGTCTCCGCGTTGTCATGGTCACCGGCGACCGCGACGAAACCGCCCGCGCCGTCGCCCGTGAACTCGGGCTCGACGGCCACCACGCCGGCGTCACGCCCGCCCGCAAACAGGAACTCGTCCGCGCGCACCGCGCCCGCGGCGAGCAGGTGGTGTTCGCCGGCGACGGCCTCAATGACGCTCCGGCCCTCGCCGCCGCTGACGTCGGCATCGCCATGGGCACCGGCACCGACGTCGCCATGGCCAGCGCCGGCCTGGTGCTGGTCCGCGGCGACCTCGCTGCGCTCGTCCGCGCCGTCCACCTCAGCCGCGCCACGCTGCGCAACATCAAGCAGAACCTCTTCTGGGCCTTCGCCTACAACTTCGCCGGCCTGCCCGTCGCCGCCGGCGTGCTGTATCCTTTCTTCGGCATCCTGCTCAGCCCGATGCTCGCCAGCATCGCGATGAGCATCTCCTCGATCACCGTCGTGGCGAACGCGCTCCGGCTCCGCCACGCCCGGCTGTAG
- a CDS encoding AraC family transcriptional regulator, which yields MPLTEPDYFRYFAAGPDVRRWGVGLTGAGRTCVPARSPYPPARHPADHDFTWEHGRVLEALQLVYIVEGSGIFESQATGRCHLEAGNAVALLPGVWHRYRPDPDTGWTESWAEIQGPLVNTLRRAGVFAATRAVRVIQPESGFEEALAAVHLRARVAEGSFDPELAAVAFGLLAAWEKAGRVQPARSRMLKAISAAERYLADQLSAPVNVQNLARQLGVGYSHFRRAFRAHTGFAPWQYVLHLRLSRARRLLAASDATLDEIASRLGFSSGFHLSSAFKRAYGSSPEHWRAELAASRPRKGE from the coding sequence ATGCCCCTCACCGAACCGGACTACTTTCGCTATTTCGCCGCCGGCCCCGACGTCCGTCGCTGGGGCGTCGGGCTCACGGGCGCCGGACGCACTTGCGTCCCGGCCCGGTCGCCCTACCCGCCCGCCCGCCATCCCGCCGACCACGACTTTACCTGGGAGCACGGCCGCGTGCTGGAGGCGCTGCAACTGGTGTATATCGTTGAGGGCTCCGGGATCTTTGAATCCCAGGCGACCGGACGCTGCCACTTGGAGGCTGGAAACGCCGTCGCGCTGCTGCCGGGCGTGTGGCACCGCTACCGGCCGGACCCCGACACGGGTTGGACGGAGAGTTGGGCGGAAATCCAGGGGCCACTGGTCAATACCCTGCGGCGCGCTGGGGTTTTTGCCGCCACCCGCGCCGTGCGCGTCATCCAGCCGGAGTCCGGGTTTGAGGAGGCACTCGCGGCGGTCCATCTCCGGGCCCGAGTCGCCGAAGGCAGCTTCGACCCGGAATTGGCCGCCGTCGCCTTCGGCCTGCTCGCCGCCTGGGAAAAGGCCGGCCGCGTGCAGCCCGCCCGCTCGCGCATGCTCAAGGCCATTTCCGCCGCCGAGCGTTATCTCGCCGACCAACTCTCCGCCCCCGTCAACGTCCAGAATCTCGCCCGTCAGCTGGGCGTCGGCTACTCGCATTTCCGGCGCGCGTTCAGGGCCCACACCGGCTTTGCCCCCTGGCAGTACGTCCTGCATCTCCGGCTCTCCCGCGCGCGCCGTTTGCTGGCGGCGTCCGACGCCACGCTCGATGAGATCGCCAGCCGCCTAGGCTTCAGCTCCGGCTTCCACCTCTCCAGTGCCTTCAAGCGCGCCTACGGCAGCTCGCCTGAACACTGGCGCGCCGAGCTCGCCGCCTCGCGGCCGAGAAAAGGGGAGTGA
- a CDS encoding TonB-dependent receptor plug domain-containing protein, with protein MNPPRFVSLLALTLAGATAPAALAQTATSAPASPAADEPVVLSPFTVSTDKDRGYRATNSISGTRLNTAIKDLPMPIEVITEQFMRDTGSTDLRQTLRYSSGVLLQTQNDYNAPAGSFSTAAGKINNPEGATANPDQTHMKIRGFLTESVLRDGFRRQNSTDSVNIARVEVARGPASLLYGVGNFGGVVNYLVKMPETKRAEAVSLAVGSNEFLRATIDATGPLTASGKLAYRVTGAVQDTASYTDFNTERHVFVSPVLSWRPFTGTEIVLDFEYGRQWQDGIGWQDLRAAVSSYVNDSAGYNGNFLPIPGRNVRTFRWSGPDTSRDSTAGNVAFKVTQQIGEHLSFLAGVNHSTFRFDQLDNLAALQTVASGSSVPAWAIAPVSFAGLASTQSGVPVGPQPATIAYQWEKRRQDNTHDQVRVELNYRLKLFERASRWARWDNSLLGGFSYTREKKDDATRQTPGDVSNYHSPADYSYFRFGRQGNGSAEAPLVEWDNLRTTTSNPALYAVYQGKLLDDRLTLIAGVRRDRSWNNVWQYNPEFNANGTPRGDTAPSTSMATPSRDTTYQYGASLDLTPNRELAVYAMHSEGVEPNYQGKLDLYGQPLQAALAKNNEVGLKFDLFRGKISGTLSKFEITRTRAQVGSSSLVWFAPVVAKNLHFNPNKDIVYNVNDLNPATNDWNGAVVASTAQWNAAVAAGAIYRQTNSAGSTNWYVNASKPTGAAFMDAVFQNVYALKQFGWWGWIYTGADPGSLPFDNLVNNATMDDNGDQRSVATGSDRSRGWDTQILFQPTDNLQVLLTWSHIEKVVLNAQAWPKYPYPQDRWAIWYAPISWSATAGRPLGEVYTDPQDTSTFIAFGAGLPMDDTPKNQGTAWISYQFPKLSRWHGWSCGVGGAYESPRVIYPAYGQNALDNQGNPISLQTRSRTVINAMVKYAFRLRGHESSVQLNVDNVANDRKLYGFIYAAPRRWQLTFDYKL; from the coding sequence ATGAACCCACCCCGGTTTGTCTCCCTGCTGGCGCTGACTCTCGCGGGCGCGACCGCGCCCGCTGCCCTGGCCCAAACTGCCACTTCCGCGCCGGCGTCGCCGGCGGCCGACGAGCCTGTCGTGCTCTCGCCGTTCACGGTATCCACCGACAAGGACCGCGGCTATCGCGCCACGAACTCCATCTCCGGCACGCGGCTGAACACTGCGATCAAGGACCTGCCGATGCCGATCGAGGTGATCACCGAGCAGTTCATGCGCGACACGGGTTCGACCGACCTGCGGCAGACGCTGCGCTACAGCTCGGGTGTCCTGCTGCAGACCCAGAACGACTACAACGCGCCCGCCGGCAGCTTCTCGACCGCCGCGGGGAAGATCAACAACCCCGAGGGCGCGACGGCCAACCCGGACCAGACCCACATGAAGATCCGGGGCTTCCTGACCGAGTCGGTGCTGCGCGACGGCTTCCGCCGGCAGAACTCGACCGATTCGGTGAACATCGCGCGCGTCGAAGTCGCCCGCGGTCCGGCGTCGCTCCTGTACGGCGTCGGCAACTTCGGCGGCGTGGTGAATTACCTGGTGAAGATGCCCGAGACCAAGCGGGCCGAGGCCGTCTCGCTCGCCGTCGGCAGCAACGAGTTCCTCCGCGCGACCATCGACGCGACGGGGCCGCTGACGGCGTCGGGCAAACTGGCGTACCGGGTGACCGGCGCGGTGCAGGACACGGCCTCGTACACCGACTTCAACACCGAGCGCCACGTCTTCGTCTCGCCGGTGCTCTCCTGGCGTCCCTTCACCGGCACGGAGATCGTCCTGGATTTTGAGTACGGCCGCCAGTGGCAGGACGGCATCGGCTGGCAGGACCTGCGCGCGGCGGTGTCCAGCTACGTCAACGACAGCGCCGGCTACAACGGCAACTTCCTGCCCATCCCCGGCCGCAACGTGCGGACCTTCCGTTGGAGCGGGCCCGACACCTCGCGGGACAGCACCGCCGGCAACGTGGCATTCAAGGTCACGCAGCAGATCGGCGAGCACCTGAGCTTCCTCGCGGGCGTGAATCACTCGACCTTCCGGTTCGACCAGCTCGACAACCTCGCGGCGCTGCAGACCGTCGCGAGCGGCAGCAGCGTGCCGGCTTGGGCGATCGCGCCGGTGAGCTTCGCCGGGCTGGCGTCCACGCAGTCGGGCGTGCCCGTCGGACCGCAGCCCGCGACGATCGCGTACCAGTGGGAGAAACGTCGGCAGGACAACACGCACGACCAGGTGCGCGTGGAGCTCAACTACCGGCTCAAGCTCTTCGAGCGCGCCTCGCGCTGGGCGCGGTGGGACAACTCCCTCCTCGGCGGCTTCAGCTATACCCGCGAAAAGAAGGACGACGCCACGCGGCAGACCCCGGGCGATGTCTCGAACTATCACAGCCCGGCGGACTACTCGTACTTCCGTTTTGGTCGGCAGGGCAACGGCTCGGCCGAAGCGCCGCTGGTCGAGTGGGACAACCTGCGCACCACGACGTCGAACCCGGCGCTGTACGCCGTTTACCAGGGCAAGCTGCTCGACGACCGGCTCACCCTGATCGCCGGCGTGCGGCGCGACCGCAGCTGGAACAACGTCTGGCAGTACAATCCCGAGTTTAATGCCAACGGCACGCCGCGCGGCGACACGGCGCCCTCGACCTCGATGGCCACGCCGAGCCGGGACACGACCTACCAGTATGGCGCGAGCCTGGATCTCACGCCGAACCGTGAGCTCGCGGTCTACGCCATGCATTCGGAAGGCGTGGAGCCCAACTACCAGGGCAAGCTCGACCTGTACGGCCAGCCGCTGCAGGCGGCACTGGCGAAGAACAACGAAGTCGGCCTCAAGTTCGACCTCTTCCGCGGCAAGATCTCCGGCACGCTGAGCAAATTCGAGATCACGCGCACCCGCGCCCAGGTGGGCAGCTCGAGCCTCGTCTGGTTCGCGCCGGTGGTGGCGAAGAACCTGCACTTCAACCCGAACAAGGACATCGTCTACAACGTCAACGACCTGAACCCGGCGACCAACGACTGGAACGGCGCGGTGGTCGCCTCGACGGCGCAGTGGAACGCGGCGGTCGCCGCCGGCGCGATCTACCGGCAGACGAACTCCGCCGGGAGCACCAACTGGTATGTCAATGCGTCGAAGCCGACGGGCGCCGCGTTCATGGACGCCGTCTTCCAGAACGTTTACGCGCTGAAGCAGTTTGGCTGGTGGGGCTGGATCTACACTGGCGCGGATCCCGGCAGCCTGCCGTTCGACAACCTCGTGAACAACGCGACGATGGACGACAACGGCGACCAGCGCAGCGTGGCGACGGGCAGCGACCGCTCGCGCGGCTGGGACACGCAGATCCTTTTCCAGCCCACGGACAACCTGCAGGTGCTGCTTACCTGGTCGCACATCGAGAAGGTCGTGCTCAACGCGCAGGCGTGGCCGAAGTATCCGTATCCCCAGGACCGCTGGGCGATCTGGTACGCGCCGATCTCATGGTCGGCCACCGCCGGCCGGCCGCTGGGCGAGGTGTACACCGACCCGCAGGACACCTCGACCTTCATCGCGTTTGGGGCGGGCCTGCCGATGGACGACACGCCGAAGAACCAGGGCACGGCGTGGATCAGCTACCAGTTCCCGAAGCTGTCGCGCTGGCACGGGTGGTCGTGCGGCGTGGGCGGGGCGTACGAAAGCCCGCGTGTGATCTATCCTGCGTACGGCCAGAACGCCCTCGACAACCAGGGCAACCCGATCTCGCTGCAGACCCGCAGCCGCACCGTCATCAACGCGATGGTGAAGTACGCGTTCCGGCTGCGCGGTCACGAATCGAGCGTGCAGCTCAACGTGGATAACGTGGCGAACGACCGGAAGCTCTACGGCTTCATCTACGCCGCGCCCCGGCGCTGGCAGCTCACCTTCGACTACAAGCTGTGA
- a CDS encoding glycoside hydrolase family 30 protein: MHLKSILLPWTALAVLASSLGAASGSWSVHETARDTDRRLASVAAPATAAATPADALQLDPAQRFQQMIGFGGALTESSAWVLAQLPADRRREVLRRYYDPQEGIGYTLARTHLNSCDFSLHMWALDETPGDYDLHHFTLDPMRRWLMPLLHDARAVAGADRFKLLVSPWSPPAWMKTNFRMDDGGKLRGEYRPAWANYYVRFLQAMRDEEKLPVWALTVQNEPDAKQTWESCLYSPEEERDFVRDHLGPALEKGGFADVKLLGWDHNRDGIETRAKAMLGDPKAAKYLWGLGVHWYVSDDYEASSRVHAAFPDKPILFTEGCCEGGEALGRWDHGETYATQMIGDFKNWVAGFLDWNIVLDQRGGPNHVGNFCDAPVIVDTNTKEVRYGPSFYYIAHFSRFVRPGAYRIATTGGPAGLASIAFQNPDGSLVAVVLNKGDQPVRFTLATGGAPVACTIPAHAIQTYASAAAN; encoded by the coding sequence ATGCACCTGAAATCCATCCTCCTCCCGTGGACGGCCCTCGCCGTCCTGGCTTCCTCGCTCGGCGCCGCCTCCGGCTCCTGGTCGGTCCATGAAACCGCGCGCGACACCGACCGCCGGCTCGCGTCCGTGGCCGCGCCCGCCACGGCGGCGGCGACCCCGGCCGATGCGCTGCAGCTCGATCCGGCGCAGCGGTTCCAGCAGATGATCGGCTTTGGCGGCGCCCTCACGGAATCCTCCGCCTGGGTGCTGGCGCAGCTGCCGGCGGACCGCCGCCGCGAAGTCCTGCGGCGATACTACGACCCGCAGGAGGGCATCGGCTACACGCTGGCGCGCACACACCTGAACTCCTGCGATTTCTCGCTGCATATGTGGGCGCTCGACGAGACGCCGGGCGACTACGACCTGCACCATTTCACGCTCGATCCGATGCGGCGGTGGCTGATGCCCCTGCTGCACGATGCGCGCGCGGTCGCCGGGGCCGATCGGTTCAAGCTGCTCGTGTCGCCTTGGAGCCCGCCCGCGTGGATGAAGACGAACTTCCGGATGGACGACGGCGGCAAGCTGCGCGGCGAGTACCGACCGGCGTGGGCGAACTACTACGTGCGCTTTCTGCAGGCGATGCGGGACGAAGAGAAGCTGCCGGTGTGGGCGCTCACGGTGCAGAACGAGCCCGACGCGAAGCAGACCTGGGAGTCGTGCCTGTATTCCCCGGAGGAGGAGCGCGACTTCGTGCGCGACCACCTCGGGCCTGCGCTGGAGAAAGGTGGGTTCGCCGACGTGAAGCTTCTCGGCTGGGATCATAACCGCGACGGGATCGAGACCCGGGCCAAGGCGATGCTGGGCGATCCGAAGGCGGCAAAATACCTCTGGGGGCTCGGCGTGCACTGGTACGTGAGCGACGACTACGAGGCGTCCTCGCGGGTGCACGCCGCTTTCCCCGACAAACCCATCCTCTTCACCGAAGGCTGCTGCGAAGGCGGCGAGGCGCTCGGGCGCTGGGACCACGGTGAGACGTACGCCACGCAGATGATCGGTGACTTCAAGAACTGGGTCGCGGGCTTCCTCGACTGGAACATCGTCCTCGACCAGCGCGGCGGCCCGAATCACGTGGGCAACTTCTGTGATGCGCCGGTGATCGTGGACACCAACACCAAGGAGGTGCGGTACGGCCCGTCGTTCTACTACATCGCGCACTTCAGCCGCTTTGTGCGTCCCGGCGCGTACCGGATTGCGACGACGGGCGGGCCGGCCGGACTGGCCTCGATCGCGTTTCAGAATCCCGACGGCTCGCTTGTGGCGGTGGTGTTGAACAAGGGGGACCAGCCCGTGCGCTTCACGCTGGCCACGGGCGGGGCGCCGGTGGCGTGCACCATCCCGGCGCACGCGATCCAGACCTACGCCAGCGCGGCAGCCAACTGA
- a CDS encoding LysR substrate-binding domain-containing protein — MTAIKPGITELRHLRYFLAIAEAGQFRRAAAALRVSQPTLSHQIQQLELQMGAPLFERLSRTIRLTPAGVVLRERASTILRELGHASRAIAELQGLAAGELRVGAVATVDVALVPGAVALFHERHPKVSVSIRELPSDALEAELLAGRLDLGLGLLHARVGSPIETEPLFEERLVAVLPAGHPLQGQAAVELATIAREPLVLLCRGFCTRELVDEAAARLNVAVAARIELNSIATVLATVMRTALATLLPESSVRWSCHPSLQVVPLVHGRRPLRARRVGLLWVRGAHRTAAAVAFARAVREVVAAARAGSTPVAPLANAVASRPRRAAAQLAAALA; from the coding sequence ATGACAGCGATCAAGCCGGGCATCACCGAACTCCGCCACCTGCGTTACTTTCTCGCGATCGCCGAGGCCGGACAATTTCGCCGTGCCGCCGCCGCCCTGCGCGTCTCGCAGCCGACGCTCTCGCACCAGATCCAGCAGCTCGAGCTGCAGATGGGCGCGCCGCTGTTCGAGCGCCTCAGCCGCACGATCCGGCTCACGCCCGCCGGCGTCGTCCTGCGCGAGCGCGCCAGCACAATCCTCCGCGAACTCGGTCACGCGAGCCGCGCCATCGCCGAACTCCAGGGCCTCGCCGCCGGGGAGCTGCGCGTCGGCGCGGTCGCCACCGTCGATGTCGCGCTCGTCCCCGGTGCCGTCGCCTTGTTTCACGAGCGCCACCCCAAGGTCTCCGTCAGCATCCGCGAGCTGCCCAGTGACGCCCTCGAGGCGGAGTTGCTGGCGGGCCGCCTCGACCTGGGCCTCGGCCTCCTGCACGCCCGCGTCGGTTCCCCCATTGAAACGGAGCCGTTGTTCGAGGAGCGACTCGTGGCCGTGCTCCCGGCCGGGCACCCGCTGCAGGGCCAGGCCGCGGTGGAACTCGCCACCATCGCGCGTGAGCCGCTCGTCCTCCTCTGCCGCGGATTCTGTACCCGCGAGCTCGTCGACGAGGCCGCCGCGCGGCTCAATGTCGCGGTCGCCGCGCGGATCGAACTGAACTCGATCGCCACGGTGCTCGCGACCGTCATGCGCACGGCCCTGGCGACGCTCCTGCCCGAGAGCTCAGTCCGCTGGTCCTGCCACCCGAGCCTGCAGGTCGTGCCGCTCGTGCACGGCCGTCGTCCGCTGCGCGCGCGGCGCGTCGGGCTGCTCTGGGTTCGCGGCGCTCACCGCACCGCCGCCGCGGTTGCCTTCGCCCGCGCGGTGCGCGAGGTCGTGGCGGCGGCGCGCGCGGGATCAACTCCGGTCGCGCCGCTCGCCAACGCCGTCGCTTCTCGGCCACGCCGCGCGGCCGCTCAGTTGGCTGCCGCGCTGGCGTAG